In Streptomyces sp. NBC_00483, a single window of DNA contains:
- a CDS encoding Gfo/Idh/MocA family protein: MPSPSRQGSRLRAAVVGTGAIVTGSHLPALTSLRDRVELVAAVDVDQDRLDGFRAQAAEAGFADVSVHTDLTAMLEEARPDLVLIGTPPVFHREQTVAALKSGAWVLCEKPLTLSLAEYDEIAAAEEASGAYASVVFQHRYGSGAVHARSLLTEGTLGRPLVAHCQTTWYRNTAYYEVPWRGKWASEGGGPVMGHGIHQYDLMLHLLGEWTEIRAMAARLVHDTESEDVSTALVRFKDGALGTVVNSVLSPDETSRIRIDCEKATVELTHLYGHGNDDWRYTPAPGAEQPPAPTADVPSSHTAQLTALLDAYDAGTRPPGSGQSARSTLEFAAALYKSAFTGATVAAGEIGPGDPFYAAMHGDHPDWSPKQ; encoded by the coding sequence ATGCCAAGCCCTTCCCGCCAGGGATCCCGTCTGCGTGCCGCCGTCGTCGGCACGGGCGCGATCGTCACCGGTAGCCACCTGCCCGCCCTCACCTCCCTGCGCGACCGCGTCGAACTCGTCGCCGCCGTCGACGTGGACCAGGACCGACTCGACGGATTCCGCGCCCAGGCCGCCGAGGCCGGGTTCGCGGACGTCTCCGTGCACACCGACCTGACCGCGATGCTCGAAGAGGCGAGGCCCGATCTCGTCCTCATCGGCACCCCGCCGGTGTTCCACCGCGAACAGACCGTCGCGGCGCTCAAGTCCGGCGCCTGGGTGCTGTGCGAGAAGCCGCTCACCCTCTCCCTCGCCGAGTACGACGAGATCGCCGCAGCCGAGGAGGCCAGCGGCGCCTACGCGTCCGTCGTCTTCCAGCACCGCTACGGCTCGGGCGCCGTGCACGCCCGCTCGCTGCTCACCGAGGGCACGCTCGGCCGCCCGCTCGTCGCCCACTGCCAGACGACCTGGTACCGCAACACCGCCTACTACGAGGTGCCTTGGCGCGGTAAGTGGGCCAGCGAGGGCGGCGGCCCCGTGATGGGCCACGGCATCCACCAGTACGACCTGATGCTGCACCTGCTCGGCGAGTGGACCGAGATCCGGGCGATGGCGGCCCGCCTCGTGCACGACACGGAGAGCGAGGACGTGTCGACCGCGCTCGTCCGCTTCAAGGACGGCGCCCTCGGTACGGTCGTCAACTCCGTGCTCTCGCCCGACGAGACGAGCCGCATCCGCATCGACTGCGAGAAGGCCACCGTCGAGCTGACCCACCTGTACGGGCACGGCAACGACGACTGGCGCTACACCCCGGCCCCCGGTGCCGAGCAGCCGCCCGCGCCCACCGCCGACGTACCCAGCTCGCACACCGCGCAGCTGACGGCGCTGCTCGACGCGTACGACGCCGGCACCCGCCCGCCCGGCAGCGGCCAAAGCGCCCGCAGCACGCTGGAGTTCGCCGCCGCGCTGTACAAGTCGGCGTTCACCGGTGCCACGGTCGCGGCCGGCGAGATCGGCCCCGGCGACCCGTTCTACGCCGCGATGCACGGAGACCACCCGGATTGGAGCCCGAAGCAGTGA
- a CDS encoding PmoA family protein — MSSAENSLEVIHTHGDRVVVRSAATGTDLFSYVYKPDPDAFEARKPYVHPLRTLSGNLVSGYRPNDHRWHKGLQMTASHLSGQNFWGGNCYVHGEGYLPLPDRIGSMRHDGFDAVEAGADELNLTERLTWIENGGDEWAREKRGVRVHSVDPESGSYAIDWSIELTNTRADGEALRFGSPTTAGREMAGYTGLQWRGPRDFTGGKVFGPEEPADAAGSVATYDAPGALMGTQGPWLAFTAEHDDVDAHSTLMFEHAPENLDEQAAIHASHWFVRAEPIPTVAFSWAFFEEFALPAGETFRYRYRIVVADGAWDKERVAARLKELPW; from the coding sequence GTGAGCAGCGCCGAGAATTCACTCGAGGTCATTCACACCCACGGCGACCGCGTCGTGGTGCGCTCCGCCGCGACCGGTACGGACCTCTTCTCCTACGTCTACAAGCCGGACCCGGACGCCTTCGAGGCCCGCAAGCCGTACGTCCACCCGCTGCGCACCCTGTCCGGCAACCTGGTCTCGGGCTACCGGCCCAACGACCACCGCTGGCACAAGGGCCTGCAGATGACGGCCAGCCACCTCTCCGGGCAGAACTTCTGGGGCGGCAACTGCTATGTCCACGGCGAGGGTTACCTCCCGCTGCCCGACCGCATCGGGTCGATGCGGCACGACGGCTTCGACGCCGTCGAGGCCGGTGCCGACGAGCTGAACCTCACCGAGCGCCTGACCTGGATCGAGAACGGCGGCGACGAGTGGGCCCGCGAGAAGCGCGGGGTGCGTGTGCACTCGGTGGACCCGGAGTCCGGCTCGTACGCCATCGACTGGTCGATCGAGCTGACGAACACCCGCGCCGACGGCGAGGCCCTGCGCTTCGGCTCGCCGACCACGGCGGGGCGCGAGATGGCCGGATACACGGGGCTGCAGTGGCGCGGACCTCGCGACTTCACGGGCGGCAAGGTCTTCGGGCCCGAAGAGCCTGCGGACGCCGCCGGGTCCGTCGCGACGTATGACGCGCCCGGCGCGCTGATGGGCACGCAGGGGCCGTGGCTCGCCTTCACCGCCGAGCACGACGACGTGGACGCCCACTCGACGCTGATGTTCGAGCACGCTCCGGAGAACCTCGACGAGCAGGCCGCGATCCACGCCTCGCACTGGTTCGTGCGCGCGGAGCCGATTCCGACGGTCGCGTTCTCCTGGGCCTTCTTCGAGGAGTTCGCGCTGCCGGCGGGTGAGACGTTCCGCTACCGGTACCGGATCGTGGTCGCCGACGGCGCCTGGGACAAGGAGCGGGTCGCCGCCCGTCTGAAGGAGCTCCCGTGGTGA
- a CDS encoding cupin domain-containing protein, giving the protein MVSPDASGLDRPLPGGIGLSHISAYDWQAADGVCGGSPHLHLVCTEAYVVTGGRGAVQTLSPDGYRDTPLEAGSLAWFEPGTVHRMVQGEDLRITVLMQNSGLPEAGDAVFTFPPEYLADPEKYAAAAALPAPAGPEAEAAARRRRDLAVEGYLPLREALAAGDAEPLRAFQRAAAALVRPRVAAWRELWRTGALAAAERTGAQLDALEKGDADGYLSASTTHTSTPTRHGGLGMCGRREEYGIEGATVPR; this is encoded by the coding sequence GTGGTGAGCCCGGACGCCTCGGGCCTCGACCGGCCGCTGCCCGGCGGGATCGGCCTCTCCCACATCTCCGCGTACGACTGGCAGGCGGCGGACGGTGTCTGCGGCGGCAGCCCGCATCTGCACCTGGTGTGCACGGAGGCGTACGTCGTGACGGGCGGGCGCGGCGCGGTGCAGACGCTGAGCCCGGACGGCTACCGGGACACGCCCCTGGAGGCCGGTTCGCTCGCGTGGTTCGAGCCGGGCACGGTGCACCGCATGGTGCAGGGCGAGGATCTGCGAATCACCGTCCTGATGCAGAACAGCGGGCTGCCGGAGGCGGGCGACGCGGTGTTCACGTTCCCGCCGGAGTACCTGGCGGACCCGGAGAAGTACGCGGCCGCGGCGGCCCTGCCCGCCCCGGCGGGGCCCGAGGCGGAGGCGGCCGCGCGTCGCCGCCGGGACCTCGCGGTCGAGGGTTACCTGCCGCTGCGCGAGGCCCTGGCGGCGGGTGACGCGGAGCCGCTGCGCGCGTTCCAGCGGGCGGCCGCCGCCCTGGTCCGCCCGCGCGTGGCCGCGTGGCGCGAGCTGTGGCGCACCGGCGCCCTGGCCGCGGCGGAGCGGACCGGGGCCCAGCTCGACGCCCTGGAGAAGGGCGATGCGGACGGCTACCTGTCCGCGTCGACCACGCACACGTCCACGCCGACGCGCCACGGCGGCCTGGGCATGTGCGGCCGGCGCGAGGAGTACGGCATCGAGGGGGCGACGGTGCCGCGCTGA
- a CDS encoding MarR family winged helix-turn-helix transcriptional regulator yields the protein MSTQQGAGATGPLDIVSSVVRQWQTVHPDIDTGPMEIIGRINRCAALLQQAEDAPLRHAGLTRAEFDLLGTLRRTGRELTPGDLARETFASGAAVTKRLKQLQERGLISRRGDTRDRRVSHLSLTKEGRILVDEILPSQLAYEGAVLSGLGEGKDAQLSGLLGELLLQLEGRLGSGPH from the coding sequence ATGAGCACGCAGCAAGGCGCGGGGGCAACGGGGCCGCTCGACATCGTGTCGTCCGTCGTACGGCAGTGGCAGACCGTGCACCCCGACATCGACACCGGCCCCATGGAGATCATCGGGCGCATCAACCGGTGCGCCGCGCTGCTCCAGCAGGCCGAGGACGCGCCGCTGCGGCACGCGGGCCTCACCAGGGCCGAGTTCGACCTGCTCGGCACCTTGCGCAGGACCGGCCGCGAACTCACCCCCGGCGACCTCGCCCGCGAGACCTTCGCCTCCGGCGCCGCCGTCACCAAGCGCCTCAAGCAGCTCCAGGAACGCGGCCTCATCTCCCGCCGCGGCGACACCCGCGACCGCCGCGTCTCCCACCTCAGCCTGACGAAGGAGGGCCGGATCCTCGTCGACGAGATCCTGCCGAGTCAACTCGCGTACGAGGGGGCGGTCCTTTCGGGTCTGGGCGAGGGCAAGGACGCGCAACTCAGCGGACTGCTGGGGGAGTTGCTGCTCCAGCTGGAGGGGCGGCTGGGGAGCGGTCCCCACTAG
- a CDS encoding FUSC family protein: MSSTPPSPRTPAVHRLPLAGVLRLNKPSDVWLKPATSVVVATAIPNMALLALGRLDLAMYTMAGSLCALYAHNLPYAARARALAWVVVGMLASVGVAMVSASLTSSAAVLVAIGALLAAAQKGLCDATRIGPPGHLIFTFISSATLFAPQQLGQVPGHLALTLAAGAVSWIVGMAPVLVRPHGPERRATARALNAAAAYVERPEHAPARGAAAAAVHAAWQSLLATGARTEARRALERLVLRAEVAIAAPGDADADQLRAWAGGLRGAGSVPRPARIAGMDDELLGIEAELAGGKLSLWRRIGPGSPVLPIVLRTFVGCALAGYGSLALGVGRPYWALVTAASIYQANLTLSWNRGIQRVVGNIAGVLVFAAVVPLAHASRLALVLCCLACAFGAEALITRNYWLGSLCVTPMALLVTQFARYQEPGALIGDRLLDTLVGAVLGVVAAIAVTNRRATDGIEQALAASDTARETAERTLALPTPGHAALETARRGLTAALVELRAAADTAAGEWWQRALPEERVLAAEQSGHRTLAATVRRQAAEAGVAASPSGAGAQQ, encoded by the coding sequence ATGAGCAGCACACCACCGTCACCTCGCACCCCCGCCGTCCATCGCCTCCCGCTCGCCGGAGTGCTGCGCCTCAACAAGCCGTCGGACGTCTGGCTCAAGCCCGCGACCAGCGTGGTCGTCGCCACCGCGATACCGAACATGGCGCTGCTCGCCCTCGGCCGGCTCGACCTGGCCATGTACACGATGGCGGGCAGCCTGTGCGCCCTGTACGCCCACAACCTCCCGTACGCGGCACGCGCGCGTGCCCTCGCGTGGGTGGTCGTCGGCATGCTCGCGAGCGTCGGGGTCGCGATGGTCTCCGCCTCGCTCACCTCGTCCGCGGCCGTCCTCGTCGCCATCGGCGCGCTGCTCGCCGCCGCGCAGAAGGGCCTGTGCGACGCCACCCGGATCGGCCCGCCGGGACACCTGATCTTCACGTTCATCAGCTCCGCGACCCTGTTCGCGCCGCAGCAGCTCGGGCAGGTACCGGGCCACCTCGCGCTGACGCTGGCCGCCGGCGCCGTGTCCTGGATCGTCGGGATGGCCCCCGTCCTCGTCCGGCCCCACGGGCCCGAGCGCCGCGCCACCGCCCGCGCGCTGAACGCCGCCGCTGCGTACGTCGAGCGGCCCGAGCACGCGCCCGCCCGTGGCGCGGCGGCCGCGGCCGTGCACGCCGCGTGGCAGTCGCTGCTCGCCACCGGGGCGCGCACGGAGGCCCGGCGCGCCCTTGAGCGGCTCGTGCTGCGCGCCGAGGTCGCCATCGCGGCACCCGGCGACGCCGACGCGGACCAATTGCGCGCCTGGGCGGGCGGCCTGCGAGGCGCGGGCTCGGTGCCGCGGCCCGCGCGCATCGCCGGGATGGACGACGAACTCCTCGGCATCGAAGCCGAGCTCGCGGGCGGCAAGCTCTCGCTGTGGCGGCGGATCGGCCCCGGCTCCCCGGTGCTGCCCATCGTTCTGCGTACGTTCGTCGGCTGCGCCCTCGCCGGATACGGTTCGCTGGCCCTCGGTGTCGGCCGCCCCTACTGGGCCCTCGTCACCGCCGCGTCGATCTACCAGGCCAACCTCACGCTGTCCTGGAACCGCGGCATCCAGCGCGTCGTCGGCAACATCGCCGGTGTCCTCGTCTTCGCCGCCGTCGTCCCGCTCGCGCACGCCAGCCGGCTCGCCCTCGTGCTGTGCTGCCTCGCCTGCGCCTTCGGGGCGGAAGCGCTCATCACCCGCAACTACTGGCTGGGCAGCCTGTGCGTCACGCCGATGGCGCTGCTGGTCACCCAGTTCGCCCGCTACCAGGAGCCCGGCGCTTTGATCGGCGACCGTCTCCTCGACACCCTCGTCGGTGCCGTGCTCGGCGTCGTCGCGGCCATCGCCGTCACCAACCGGCGCGCCACGGACGGCATCGAGCAGGCGCTCGCCGCGAGCGACACCGCCCGCGAGACCGCCGAACGCACCCTCGCGCTGCCCACGCCCGGCCACGCCGCGCTGGAGACGGCCCGCCGCGGCCTCACCGCCGCACTCGTCGAACTGCGCGCCGCCGCCGACACCGCGGCCGGCGAGTGGTGGCAGCGCGCCCTGCCCGAGGAGCGGGTGCTCGCCGCCGAACAGTCCGGGCACCGTACGCTCGCGGCCACGGTGCGCCGGCAGGCGGCAGAAGCGGGCGTCGCCGCCTCCCCGAGTGGTGCGGGCGCCCAGCAGTAG
- a CDS encoding DUF5134 domain-containing protein, producing MHGPLSAAWLLVALCAATGAYCLLRLRSDVEEQRRTAGGEALMGFGMALMAVPAAVLTPPHWAWLLYATVFGAAALRALWASRTGTHHLHHLVGTFAMAYMAVAMAVRPEAHAHHGGAGAPALTGALFLYFTVYVLWSGARLVPAATAATAGSETMAAGWGDRPELARACRLSMGIGMLAMLLTM from the coding sequence GTGCACGGACCGCTCTCGGCCGCCTGGCTGCTGGTCGCGCTGTGCGCGGCGACCGGCGCGTACTGCCTGCTGCGCCTGCGCAGCGACGTCGAGGAGCAGCGCCGCACGGCCGGCGGCGAGGCCCTGATGGGATTCGGGATGGCGCTGATGGCCGTCCCCGCGGCGGTGCTCACGCCGCCGCACTGGGCGTGGCTGCTGTACGCGACCGTGTTCGGGGCCGCCGCGCTCCGCGCCCTGTGGGCCTCCCGGACGGGCACCCATCACCTGCACCACTTGGTGGGCACGTTCGCCATGGCGTACATGGCTGTGGCGATGGCCGTCCGCCCGGAGGCGCACGCGCACCACGGCGGCGCGGGCGCCCCGGCCCTCACGGGTGCGCTCTTCCTCTACTTCACGGTCTACGTCCTGTGGTCGGGCGCCCGCCTCGTTCCCGCCGCGACGGCCGCAACAGCCGGGTCGGAAACGATGGCCGCCGGCTGGGGCGACCGCCCGGAACTGGCGCGGGCGTGCCGGCTCTCGATGGGAATCGGCATGCTCGCCATGCTGCTGACGATGTAG
- a CDS encoding M56 family metallopeptidase, whose amino-acid sequence MTVPVALLLLGALAALVAPRLLARADWTEREPIVALWAWQCVVAGVLLCCALSMTLSAAAAWGAVRGHVFAAAPHGVVDAYALRAAGPWAATVAVTLALGGAWTAAMLVREVRGARARRRARRAELLERAPLLPGEEPGPDRLVILEGKRPDAWWMSGTTPQLIITTAALQRLKGRQLDAVLAHEMGHARWRHDWLLHCSGALASGFPQVPVFASFRDEMHRLVELAADDVASRRFGRMSIALALVELNEDRGVFGPCPTPHAQVPQRVHRLLAPPSRLTPARRLRLTAAAALVPLVPLLVTFVPALRALG is encoded by the coding sequence ATGACGGTCCCCGTAGCACTGTTGCTGCTCGGCGCCCTTGCCGCCCTGGTCGCGCCGAGGTTGCTCGCGCGCGCGGACTGGACGGAGCGGGAGCCGATCGTCGCGCTGTGGGCGTGGCAGTGCGTGGTGGCGGGCGTACTCCTGTGCTGCGCCCTGTCGATGACGTTGAGCGCGGCGGCCGCCTGGGGCGCCGTGCGCGGCCATGTGTTCGCGGCGGCGCCGCACGGGGTCGTGGACGCGTACGCGCTGCGCGCGGCGGGACCGTGGGCGGCGACCGTCGCCGTGACGCTCGCCCTGGGCGGGGCGTGGACGGCGGCGATGCTGGTGCGCGAGGTGCGCGGCGCGCGGGCGAGGCGGCGCGCGAGGCGGGCCGAACTCCTGGAGCGCGCACCGCTGTTGCCGGGCGAGGAGCCGGGCCCCGACCGCCTCGTCATCCTGGAGGGCAAGCGCCCCGACGCCTGGTGGATGTCGGGCACGACGCCCCAACTCATCATCACCACCGCCGCGTTGCAGCGCCTGAAGGGGCGTCAACTGGACGCGGTGCTCGCGCACGAGATGGGTCACGCGCGGTGGCGGCACGACTGGCTGCTGCACTGCTCGGGCGCGCTGGCCTCCGGTTTTCCGCAGGTTCCGGTGTTCGCCTCGTTCCGGGACGAGATGCACCGGCTCGTGGAGCTGGCGGCGGACGACGTCGCCTCGCGCCGCTTCGGGCGCATGAGCATCGCGCTCGCGCTGGTCGAACTCAACGAGGACCGCGGTGTGTTCGGCCCCTGCCCGACGCCGCACGCGCAGGTCCCGCAGCGTGTGCACCGGCTGCTCGCGCCGCCCTCGCGCCTGACGCCCGCGCGCCGGCTGCGCCTCACGGCGGCCGCGGCGCTGGTCCCGCTGGTCCCCCTCCTGGTCACGTTCGTCCCCGCCCTGCGAGCGTTGGGATAG
- a CDS encoding phosphatase PAP2 family protein, producing MHPVRPDSPPRRPRPVLALTTALALSCVLLLVLVAMRWSPLMRLDRDIVRSLHGRALAEPGVTQVNRVLTDWVWDPWTMRLLCAVIVLVLVWRLRGWLLAGWVAATCLVGSLLQQGLKAAVDRPRPVWRDPVDSAHYAAFPSGHAMTATVVCALVLWLLRRYGAGRTLWRTALALAVVSVLGVGLTRLWLGVHWPSDVLAGWLLGALTVTLSTAAYGKWVAPNARA from the coding sequence ATGCACCCGGTACGGCCCGACTCCCCGCCCCGACGCCCCCGACCCGTCCTCGCGCTCACCACCGCACTGGCCCTGTCCTGTGTCCTGCTGCTCGTTCTGGTGGCGATGCGGTGGAGCCCGCTGATGCGCCTCGACCGGGACATCGTCCGCTCGCTGCACGGCCGGGCCCTCGCCGAACCGGGCGTCACGCAGGTCAATCGCGTGCTGACCGACTGGGTGTGGGACCCCTGGACCATGCGGCTCCTGTGCGCGGTGATCGTGCTGGTCCTCGTCTGGCGCTTGCGGGGCTGGCTGCTCGCGGGCTGGGTGGCGGCCACCTGCCTGGTCGGCTCGCTGCTGCAACAGGGCCTGAAGGCGGCCGTCGACCGGCCGCGCCCGGTGTGGCGCGATCCGGTGGACTCGGCGCACTACGCGGCGTTCCCTTCGGGCCATGCGATGACGGCGACCGTGGTGTGCGCGCTCGTCCTGTGGCTGCTGCGGCGGTACGGGGCCGGGCGCACGCTGTGGCGCACCGCGCTCGCGCTCGCCGTGGTGTCGGTGCTCGGCGTCGGGCTGACCCGCCTGTGGCTGGGGGTGCACTGGCCGTCGGACGTTCTGGCCGGCTGGCTGCTCGGGGCGCTGACGGTGACGCTGTCCACGGCGGCGTACGGCAAGTGGGTGGCGCCCAACGCCCGCGCTTGA
- a CDS encoding HAD family hydrolase, with translation MTIKAVLFDFSGTLFRIESTESWLRAVLDESELTLPQAEFTRAAEGLEAAGALPGGSTDPVNVPEHLTELIAVRDVDASRHRAAYTSLARQVPLPDERLYDALYDRHMTPAAWQPYPDAREVLAGLRERGVPVAVITNIGWDPRPVFAGHGLDGFVDAYVLSYRHGVTKPHPRLFAAACEELGVAPGDALMVGDDRRADGGAAELGCAVHFVDHLPTGDRPDGLRPVLGLI, from the coding sequence ATGACGATCAAAGCCGTGCTGTTCGACTTCTCCGGGACGCTCTTCCGCATCGAATCCACCGAATCCTGGCTGCGCGCCGTGCTCGACGAGAGCGAACTGACGCTGCCGCAAGCGGAGTTCACGCGTGCGGCCGAGGGCCTGGAGGCGGCGGGGGCGCTGCCGGGCGGCAGCACAGATCCGGTGAACGTCCCCGAGCACCTCACCGAGCTCATCGCCGTCCGCGACGTGGACGCCTCGCGGCACCGCGCCGCGTACACGAGCCTGGCCCGCCAGGTGCCGCTGCCCGACGAGCGGCTCTACGACGCCCTGTACGACCGGCACATGACGCCCGCCGCCTGGCAGCCCTACCCGGACGCCCGCGAGGTGCTCGCCGGACTGCGCGAACGCGGCGTACCGGTGGCCGTGATCACCAACATCGGCTGGGATCCGCGCCCGGTCTTCGCCGGTCACGGCCTCGACGGGTTCGTCGACGCGTACGTCCTGTCGTACCGGCACGGCGTCACGAAACCGCATCCGCGGCTGTTCGCGGCGGCCTGCGAGGAGTTGGGCGTGGCGCCCGGTGACGCGCTGATGGTGGGCGACGACCGGCGCGCGGACGGCGGGGCCGCGGAGCTGGGCTGCGCGGTGCACTTCGTGGACCATCTGCCGACCGGGGACCGACCGGACGGGCTGCGGCCGGTGCTCGGCCTGATCTGA
- a CDS encoding TetR/AcrR family transcriptional regulator, protein MSPRSASVNEELRRRSRERLLQATLELVGERGYDATTLGDIADRARSARGLISYYFPGKRQLLQSAVHRLMHRTLEEMLEREPRPGFDDGDERLARAIDAILGLARDQPVLMRTHMAGILQAEGFVQCPEQQRLAALLRDTVVRHGTLDVDTDYPMLRALLMGAVFSILVPGVPMSMAALRAELFRRYGLEWQWGFPPDDEDDASSDEGPAHGRPADFSRYFEPLSPAVNGERTSQPK, encoded by the coding sequence ATGTCCCCCCGCAGCGCATCGGTCAATGAGGAGTTGCGCCGACGTTCCCGCGAACGGCTCCTGCAGGCGACGTTGGAGCTCGTCGGGGAGCGCGGGTACGACGCGACGACGCTCGGCGACATCGCGGACCGCGCCCGCTCGGCGCGCGGTCTGATCTCGTACTACTTCCCCGGGAAGCGGCAGTTGCTGCAGTCCGCCGTGCACCGGCTGATGCACCGCACCCTCGAGGAGATGCTGGAGCGGGAGCCGCGGCCCGGATTCGACGACGGGGACGAGCGGCTTGCGCGCGCCATCGACGCGATTCTCGGCCTCGCCCGGGATCAACCCGTCCTCATGCGCACGCACATGGCGGGGATCCTGCAGGCCGAGGGCTTTGTGCAGTGCCCTGAGCAGCAGCGGCTCGCGGCGCTGCTGCGCGACACCGTCGTGCGGCACGGGACGCTCGACGTCGACACGGACTATCCGATGCTGCGCGCCCTGTTGATGGGCGCCGTGTTCTCGATCCTGGTGCCCGGCGTGCCGATGTCGATGGCGGCGCTGCGCGCCGAGCTGTTCCGCCGCTACGGGCTGGAGTGGCAGTGGGGCTTCCCGCCGGACGACGAGGATGACGCGTCGTCCGACGAGGGCCCCGCTCACGGCAGACCGGCCGATTTCTCACGGTACTTCGAGCCGCTGTCACCGGCCGTCAACGGTGAACGGACCAGTCAGCCGAAGTAG
- a CDS encoding LVIVD repeat-containing protein, with the protein MTLYSPRTRRRRLGVATAAVGLLAALLAAGPVSATPDPGDKSSAPKSVSKSTEAEVEKAISAGDIPGQDEIVHSDNIQHVTNIPKEALPGTNSDLAFQGKYAFAGNYDGFRVFDISNPKAPKTVAQVLCPGSQNDISVSGNLLFLSTDSSRSDDSCASTTQPATEKSSWEGMKVFDISDKANPKYVSAVETACGSHTHTLVPEKKNVYVYVSSYSPSATFPDCKPPHDGISVIKVPRKSPQKAAVVNFPVLFPGAGEDGGGNPGAPTNPGVSKTTGCHDITVLPSKDLAAGACMGDGILFSIADPENPKVIDQVQDNVNFAFWHSATFNQKANKVVFTDELGGGGAATCNEAIGPDRGADGIYDITGKGDKRKLVFKSYFKIPRHQADTENCVAHNGSLIPVKGKDLMVQAWYQGGVSVWDFTNSAKPKEIGYFERGPLTTDAMTTGGSWSAYYYNGYIYSNDIAKGFDVLKVNDARTDPAKKIRLGELNVQTQPDYFG; encoded by the coding sequence GTGACCCTGTACTCCCCCCGAACACGGCGCAGACGCCTGGGAGTTGCCACAGCGGCGGTCGGACTCCTCGCGGCACTGCTCGCCGCGGGACCCGTATCGGCGACGCCCGACCCGGGCGACAAGTCGTCGGCCCCCAAGAGCGTTTCGAAGAGCACCGAGGCCGAGGTCGAGAAGGCGATATCCGCCGGCGACATACCCGGCCAGGACGAGATCGTCCACTCGGACAACATCCAGCACGTCACGAACATCCCCAAGGAAGCGCTGCCCGGCACCAACTCGGACCTCGCCTTCCAGGGCAAGTACGCCTTCGCCGGGAACTACGACGGCTTCCGCGTCTTCGACATCAGCAACCCGAAGGCGCCGAAGACGGTCGCCCAGGTGCTGTGTCCGGGCTCCCAGAACGACATTTCCGTCTCCGGGAACCTGCTGTTCCTGTCCACGGACAGCTCCCGCAGCGACGACTCCTGCGCCTCCACCACCCAGCCGGCGACCGAGAAGTCGTCCTGGGAGGGCATGAAGGTCTTCGACATCAGCGACAAGGCGAACCCGAAGTACGTCTCCGCCGTCGAGACCGCGTGCGGTTCGCACACGCACACCCTGGTGCCGGAGAAGAAGAACGTCTACGTGTACGTCTCCTCGTACTCGCCGAGCGCGACGTTCCCGGACTGCAAGCCGCCGCACGACGGCATCTCCGTCATCAAGGTGCCCCGCAAGTCGCCGCAGAAGGCGGCCGTGGTGAACTTCCCGGTGCTCTTCCCCGGTGCCGGGGAGGACGGCGGCGGCAACCCCGGCGCGCCCACCAACCCGGGTGTCTCCAAGACCACCGGCTGCCACGACATCACGGTGCTGCCCTCCAAGGACCTCGCGGCGGGCGCCTGCATGGGCGACGGCATCCTGTTCTCCATCGCCGACCCGGAGAACCCGAAGGTCATCGACCAGGTCCAGGACAACGTCAACTTCGCGTTCTGGCACTCGGCGACCTTCAACCAGAAGGCCAACAAGGTCGTCTTCACCGACGAGTTGGGCGGCGGTGGCGCGGCCACCTGCAACGAGGCCATCGGGCCCGACCGCGGCGCCGACGGCATCTACGACATCACCGGCAAGGGCGACAAGCGCAAGCTGGTCTTCAAGAGCTACTTCAAGATCCCGCGCCACCAGGCCGACACCGAGAACTGTGTCGCGCACAACGGCTCGCTGATCCCGGTCAAGGGCAAGGACCTCATGGTGCAGGCCTGGTACCAGGGCGGCGTCTCCGTCTGGGACTTCACGAACTCCGCGAAGCCCAAGGAGATCGGCTACTTCGAGCGCGGCCCGCTCACCACGGACGCGATGACGACGGGCGGCTCGTGGTCGGCGTACTACTACAACGGCTACATCTACTCGAACGACATCGCGAAGGGCTTCGACGTCCTGAAGGTCAACGACGCCCGCACCGACCCGGCGAAGAAGATCCGCCTGGGTGAGCTGAACGTCCAGACGCAGCCCGACTACTTCGGCTGA